A stretch of DNA from Micromonospora sp. WMMD1155:
CGACACTGATCTGGACCGCGTTGATCGTGGTCTACCTGCTGTGGGGTTCCACCTATCTGGCCATCCGGATCACGGTGGAGACGCTGCCGCCGCTGCTGTCGGCCGCCCTGCGGTTCGCCGTGGCCGGTCTGATCCTGGCGGTGGTGCTGCGGCTGCGCCGAGGTCCCGGCGCGCTGCGGGTGGACCGGCGGCAACTCGGGTCCGCCGCGCTGATCGGCGTACTCCTGCTCGCCGGTGGTAACGGTCTGGTGGTACTCGCCGAGTCCGGACCTCCCGGGGTGGCGGTGCCCTCCGGTGTCGCCGCGCTGCTGGTGGCGACGGTTCCGCTGCTGGTGGTGCTGTTGCGCTCGGCCACCGGCGACCGGCCCCCGCTCTGGACGTTCGCCGGGGTCACAGTGGGCTTCGCCGGTCTGGTCCTGCTGGTGCTGCCCGCCGGCAGTTCGGCGGCGGTGCCGCTGGTGGGCGCGTTGACCGTGGTGGCGGCATCCGTCTCCTGGTCGGTCGGGTCGTTCCTGTCCGGGCGAGTCCGGATGCCCACCGACCCGTTCGTCGCGACGGTGTACGAGATGGTGGCCGGAGCACTGGCGCTCGCCGTCGTCTCCGCCGGTCGGGGCGAGCTGAGTGACTTCCACCCGGCGCAGGTCAGCACCCGCTCCTGGTTGGCACTGGGCTACCTCATGGTGGCCGGCTCACTGGTGGCCTTCACCGCGTACGTCTGGCTGCTGCACAACGCGCCCATCTCGTTGGTGTCGACGTACGCCTACGTCAACCCCGCTGTCGCGGTGGCGCTCGGCGCGTTGTTGGTCGCCGAGCCGATCACCCCGCAGGTGCTGCTCGGCGGCGCGGTCATCGTCGCCGGTGTCGCGCTGGTGGTGAGCACCGAACGGCCCCGCCGGGTGAGCGCGGATTCGCGATCGGGGACCTCGCCGATGAGCGAGCGCCGCTAACGTCCGGCCCATGTCGGCCGCTGCTGTGCTCGGGGTGGCGTGGCTCGGCGGGCTGGTCGGTCTCGTCGTACCCCCGCTGGCCCGGCGCTTCACCGACCCGCCGGCCCGGCCGCAGCCTCGACGCGGCGAAGGGGGCCGGGTCTGGCTGCCGGTGTCGGCGGCCGTGTTCGGCGGGCTTGCCGTCACTCGTGGTGACGATCCTGCGTTGCCGGTCTTTCTCCTGGTGGCGGCCGTCGGGCTGGTGCTGGCCCGGGTGGACCTGGCCTGTCTGCGCCTGCCCGACCCGTTGGTCCGCACCGCCGGGCTGGTGGCCCTCACCGGGCTGACCGGCGCGGCGCTGCTGGCCGACGAGTCGGCCCGACTGGTCGGCGCGCTGGCCGGCGCGACGGTCGCCGGAGTGGCGCACGTCCTGCTGGCCCTGCTCCCCGGCTCACGACTGGGGTTCGGAGACGTGAAACTCGCCGCGGTCCTGGGCCTGCCGCTCGGCTGGCTGGGCCGGGATGCCCTGCTCGTCGGGCTGGTCTTGCCACACCTGCTACACGGCGGGCTGGTGGTCGGCCTGCTCGTCGCGCGGCGGGTCCGCCGGGACACCCTGCTGCCGCTCGGACCGGCCCTGCTCGCGGGCGCCTGGCTCGCTGCCCTACTCGGCTGACCAGCCTGTTGCCTTCACTCTACGTAGCAGCCGTCCGTCGGCCCACTTCAGCGAGCGATATACCTGTGAGTCATTCTTATGACTCACAGGTATATCGCCTGCGCGTAATAGTGCGGCGAGGGCCCGTGCCGGCCGGCGGCACGACTCTCGGACCGTCAGATCAACCGGAGCTGGCGATCCTTGGGGCGGCGGGGTTCCGTCTCGCCGAACCGCTCGAACAGGCCGGGGTCGACGACGCCGAGGAACGGCGACGGAGCAGAGTCCCGCTCCACACCGTGCCGGGTACGCCGGGCGGCGTGGCTGACGTACAGCCGGTCCTGGGCGCGGGTGAGGCCGACGAAGAAGAGGCGGCGCTCCTCGGCGACCGCGTCCTCGTCGGGAGTCGAGCCGGGCCACCGCAGCGGCAGCAACCCGTCCTCGACGCCGATCAGGAAGACCACCGGGAACTCCAGGCCCTTCGCGGCGTGCAGGGTGAGCAGCGTGACCGCCTCCGCGCGTGGGTCGAGCGCGTCCACCTCCGCGCCGGTCGCGAGCTGCGACAGGAACGTCTCCAGGTCGTCCCCACAGCGTCGGGCCAGTGGGGTCAGCAGGTCCACGGCCGAGCGGACATCCTCGGGGCGCACCGCGCCGCCGCCGCCGTCCAGGGTGGGCACGGCGAACCGCTCGGCGACCACCTGCCCGGCAAGCCGCACCCGGGCGGCCAGTGGGCCGGCCAACCCGTCGGCGTGCCGCAACTCGCGGGCGATGGCCGCCACCCCGGGCCGGTCCCGCAACCGGTCGTGGGACCGCTTCTGCACCGGGATGTTGGCCCGGGTCAGGGCGTCCACGACGGGCGCGGCCTGCGCGTCGGTGCGGTACAGCACGGCGATGTCGGAGAACGACAACGTGGTGGAGCGGCCGTCGATCCGGCCCGAGTCCAGCGATCGGTGGGACAGCCCGCCGACCAGCTCGTCGACGGTACGGACCACGAAGTCGGTCTCCTCGGCGACGGACGCCGCCGGGTAACGGCCGACCAGCGGGGCCTCCGGGTCGAGCCGGGCCGGATCGAGCCGCCGACCACGGACCAGCGAGGACGGCGCGATGGCCTGCACGGCGGCGGCCAGGATCGGCGCCGACGAGCGGTAGTTGCGGTTCAGTCGGACCAACCGGGCGTCCGTGAAGTCCTCGGAGAAGCGCAGGAAGTAGCCGACGTCGGCGCCCCGGAACGAGTAGATCGCCTGGTCCGGGTCGCCGATCGCGCAGAGGTTGCCGTCCGCCGGGCTGAGCAGCCGCAGCAGCTCGTACTGGGTCGCGTCGACGTCCTGGTACTCGTCGACGAAGATCCACCGCCAGCGGTCCCGGTAGCGTTCCACCAGCCCGCGATCGGCCCGCAACAGCTCCACCGGCAGGCTCACCAGCTCGTCCAGGTCGACAAGGTCCTGCTTGCGCAGCAGCGCCGTGTAGCCGGCGCTGTCGTCACCGGCCTCCGTGCGCGCCGCCGCCCGTTCGGCGTCGTCGGCGATCCGGAAATCGCTCGGCAGGCCCACGGCTCCGGCGTTCTCCCGCAGGATGGTCAATCCCAGCGCGTGGAACGTGCCGACAGTGACGTCCTCCGCGACCGGGCCGAGCAGACCGTCGAGGCGGTGCCGAAGCTCCTCGGCGGCCCGACGGGTGAACGTGATCGCCAGACAGTGCTCCGGGAAGACGTTCAGCTCCGCGCAGAGGTACGCGATCCGGTGGGTGAGTGTCCGGGTCTTGCCGGTGCCCGGCCCGGCGACGATGAGCAGCGGACCGCCGGGTGCGGAGGCGGCCACCCGCTGCATCGCGTCCAGCCGGTCCAGCAGGCCGGTGCCGACCTCCTCCATCCCGGCGAGCATCGGCTCGAACGGCTCGTGCGGTGACGGCGGCGGCGCGATCGGTGGCGCGGGCGGCGGGGTCGGCTTTCGCTTCGACTCGGCCTTGGCCGCCGCCGGGCGCTTGGCCGTCGCGCGGGCCGTCGCGCGGGCCGTCGGCTCCGCGGGGCGTCGCTGCGCCGGCACGGGTACGTCGAACAGCGTCTCCTGTGCCGTGCCCGCGTGGGCACCCAGTTCCGCCGGGTCGAAGAGCGTGATCACCCCGTACTCGCCGTCGTAGCCCGGCACCCGGCGTACGTCGCCCCGCCGCAACCGCCCGATGCCCTCGGCGAGGAGTTCCCCGCCCGTCTGCGCGATGTCGCCGAGCGGCGTGGTGGTCAGGATCTCCAGCTCCGGGCCGAGCGTTGCGACCAGCTCGTTGAGGCGCCCCTCGACCTTCTTCGACCGGGCGCCCACCTTGTTGATCTCACCGAGGATCTCGGCCAGCGGCACCAGGTGTGTGACGTCCCGGGCGTCCGCCGGCCGGTGCCCCTCCGGACGGTCGGCCAGCTCCTCGATCCGGCTGAGCACGCCCACGGTGAGCGGCTTGCCGCACTCGGGGCACTTTCCGCCGGCCGCGCGGGTGCGCTCCGGCGGCCAGTTGACGCCGCACAGCCGGTGCCCGTCGGCGTGGTACTTGCCCTCCTCCGGGAAGAACTCGATCGTCCCGGCCAGGCCGATGCCGGTCCGCAGCGCCTCCCGGACGGCGAAGTAGGTGCGCTCGGCGGTCAGCACCGTCGCCTCCCGGCCCAGCGCGGGCGGGGAGTGCGCGTCCGAGTTGGACACCAACTGGTAGCCGTCCAGGCTGCCGACCCGCCAGTTCATCGCCGGGTCGGACGAGAGGCCGGTCTCCACGGCGAAGATGTGCTCGGCCAGGTCGGCGTAGCAGTCGGCGATCGCGTCGAAGCCCGACTTCGAACCCAGCGCGGAGAACCACGGCGTCCAGATGTGGGCCGGCACCAGGAAGCCGTCCGGGCTGGCCTCCAGGGTGATCTCCAGCAGGTCGCGGGAGTCCAGGCCGAGGATCGGCCGGCCGTCCGAGCCGAGGTTGCCGATCCGGCCGAGCGCGGTGTTGAACCGCGCCACCGCGTCCAGGTCGGGCAGGTAGATCAGGTGGTGCACCTTGCGGGTCCGGTCGTCCCGCTTGTAGATGGTGGAGATCTCCACGCTCAGCATGAACCGGACCGGGTCCGCCTCCGCGGCGCTCGCCAGGCGGGGAGGCAGCCGACGGGCGACGTCCCGTTCCGCGTCGGCATCGAGCCGGTACAACCCCGGCTCGGCGGGCCGTAGCGTCTCGCGCAGGTGGTCGTACCAGGCCGGATGCGTGAAGTCGCCGGTGCCGAGCAGACCGATGCCCTTACGCCGGGCCCACCACGCCAGATTCGGGGTGGTGAGGTCGCGGCTGCACGCGCGCGAGTATTTCGAATGGATGTGCAGGTCCGCGACGAATGGCGGTAGGCCACCGGGGGGTACGGCGCTGAACGGAGGCACGCCGCATCCTGTCACGCCCGCCACGCCGGCCGCCTGCCGCCACGCGCGGACGTGACGTCCGCTATGCCGAGCGCAACTCGACCAGACTGATCTGCGGCTCGGCCCCGACCCGGACCGGCGGCCCCCAGAAGCCGGCGCCGTTGGTCACGTAGACCTTGGTGCCGTCGACCTCGCCGAGGCCGCTGACCACCGGCTGCTCCAGCCGGACGGCCAGGTTGAACGGCACCATCTGGCCGCCGTGGGTGTGCCCGGACAGTTGCAGGTCGACCCCGTACGTGGCCGCCTCCACCGCTGCCAACGGCTGGTGGGCGAGCAGCACCACCGGGCGGCTCGGGTCGCGGTCACCGAGGGCGGCGGCGAAGTCCGGCCCGGCGGCGAGGCCGCTGCCTCCCGTCGCGTCCAGATCGTTCACACCGGCCAGGTCGAGCACGCCACCCCGGGCCTGGATCTCCTGGCGGCGGTTCTGCAACACCCGCAGGCCGAGCCGGTCGACCTCCTGGACCCACTCCTCCACCCCGGAGTAGTACTCGTGGTTGCCGGTGACGAAGAAGTTGCCGTACCGGGAGCGAAGGTCGCGCAGCGGCGCGGCGGCCGAGCCGAGTTCGGCGACCGAGCCGTCGACCAGGTCTCCGACGACCGCGACCAGGTCCGCGTCGAGTCGGTTGATCGCGGCGACGATCCGCTCGGTGTGTGCCCGGCCGCGCAGGGGGCCGAGGTGGATGTCGGAGACGGTCGCGATCCGCAGGCCGTCCATGCTGCGGGGAAGCTTGGCGAGCGGGATCTGCACCCGGTCCAGGCGCGGTGGGCCGAGGGCGGTGCGGACGCCGTACCCCACGGTGGCGGTGGCGGTGAGACCGGCGAAGATGGCCGCGCTACGGGCCAGCAGGAGCCGGCGGGCCGGGTCGTGGTCCGGTGCCGCGACGGCACCGGCGGCCGGCGGATCGGTGGGCCCGGCCGCACCGACCAGCACCGGTTCGGGCGCGGCGGCGGTCGGCTCCGCGGCGATCACCCGGCGGCGCATCACCAGCCGGGTGACGAGCATCGGCACCTCGAGCACGACCAGCACGACGAGCAGGTAGAACATCAGTGCGAGCCACAGGTAACCCGGCCAGGCGAGCCAGTAGAGCCCGGCCTGCGTCCCGGCCATGGTCGCCGGCACGAGCAGCGCCAGCACCAGGGCGGCGATCCCGCCGATCCGTCGCCGACGGCCCGGGGTGGTGGTGTCGCGAACGAGTCGCTTCCACAGGTAGAGGTGGATGAGGCCGGTGACCGTGGCCAGGACGGTCACGAACCCCAGAACCGCCAACATGCTTGCGCCTCCCTCAGCCGCCCGCGAACGGGGGCAGGACGTCGATCGTGGCCCCGGCCGGTAGGGGTGCCTGACGATCATGACAGGTGACGCCGTCCACGAGGAAACTCGCCACCCGCAGCACCGCGGCCAGCCGCTCGCCGTGTCGCTGGGTCAACTCGGCGCTGAGATCGTCGAGCGATCGACCCGCGGTCACGACCTCCTCGGCCCGACCTGCGGCGGCGCGGGCCCCGGCGAAGTAGCGGACGGTCAGTTGCGTCTGCCCCATGTCTCAGCCCCCGATCGCGGACATCGGCCGGGTCGGCTGGAGGAAGGTGGGATCGTCGATGCCGTGCCCGGCGCGCTTACCCCACATCGCGGTGCGCCAGCGCCGGGCCAACCCGTCGTCGTCCGCGCCACCGCGCAGCGCGGCGCGCAGGTCGGACTCCTCGGTGGCGAAGAGGCAGGCACGAACCTGGCCGTCCGCGGTCAGCCGGGTGCGGTCGCAGTCCCCGCAGAACGGGCGGGTGACGCTGGCGATCACACCGACCCGCGCGGGGCCGCCGTCGACCAACCACGTCTCCGCCGGTGCCGCCCCGCGCTCGGCCGGGTCGGGGCTGAGATCGAAGGCGGTACGCAGGGAGGTCAGGATCTCCTCGGCCGTCACCATCGTGCCGCGGTCCCAGCCGTGCTGGGCGTCCAACGGCATCTGCTCGATGATCCGCAACTGGTAGTCGTGGTCCAGGGCGAAGCGCAGCAGGGCCGGTGCCTCGTCCTCGTTGACCCCGCGCATCAGGACGGAGTTGATTTTCACGGGGCTCAGCCCGGCGGCCTTCGCCCCGGCGAGCCCGGCCAACACCGCGTCCAGGCGGGGGCGGCGGGTGAGCCGCTCGAACCGGCCCGGATCCAGGGTGTCCAGTGAGACGTTCACCCGGTCCAGGCCGGCCGCGCTCAGCGCCGGAGCCAGCCGGTCCAGACCGATGCCGTTGGTGGTCAGCGAGACCCGGGGGCGGGGCTGCAACGCGGCCACCGCGCTGACGATGCCGACCAGCCCCGGTCGGATCAGCGGCTCACCACCGGTGAACCGCACCTCGGTCACACCGAGACGCTCGACGGCCACCCGGACCAGCCGGACGATCTCCTCGTCGGTCAGCAACTGGGGACCGGCCAGCCAGGGCAGACCTTCGGCCGGCATGCAGTAGGTGCAGCGCAGGTTGCACTTGTCGGTGAGGGACACGCGCAGGTCCCGGGCGACGCGGTCGTACCGGTCGACGAGGACCCCGTCGGTCCCCGGGGCGACGCTCACCTGTCGACCGTAGCGCGCTCGGCCCGCCCCAGGGCGGCACGGGCGGTCCGGACCACCGCATCTCGGTAGCTGGCGCCGAACAGTGCGGTGTGCACGAGCAGCAGATGCAGTTGGTGCAGAGGCAGTCGAGCCTGCCAGCCGTCCGGCAACGGCCAGCTCTCCTGATAGGCGGCCAGCACCCGATCCAGGTGCGGGACGCCGCCGAAGAGCGCGAGTTGGGCGAGGTCTGTCTCCCGGTGCCCACCGTGGGCTGCCGGGTCGACGAGCCAGGCCCGGTCGTCGGCTCCCCACAGCACGTTGCCCGGCCACAGGTCGCCGTGGACGCGCGCGGGCGGCTCGTCGCCGCCCATCCCGTCGACCCGGTCGATGACCTGCTCGACCACCGTGACGTCGGCGCCGGTCAGCGCACCACCGTCGACCGAACGTCGGAGATGGGGGAGGAGTCGTCGCTCGGCGAACCACGTCGACCAGGGCCCGTCGGTGAGGGTGTTGTCCTGTGGGAGCGACCCGATGAAGCCGAGCCAGGGCGCACCGAAGCCGGCCGACCCCGCCCGATGCAGGTCGGCCAACTCCCGGCCGAAGCGTTCGGCGGCCTCCGGCGTCGGCTCGCCGGGCTCCACCCAGTCGAGCGCCAGCAGGTCCGGCAATGCCACGATCACCTCGGGTACGCCGACGGCGCCGGCCTCCCGCAGCCACCGCAACCCGGCGGCCTCGGCGGCGAAGAAGCCCTCCGGTGCCGCCCGGTCTGCCCTTTCGGGCCAGGACTTGGCGAAGACGGAGTGGCCGTCGTCCAGGGTGAGCCGGGCGGCGTCGCAGATGTTTCCACCGGCGACCGGCGTCTCCCGGATGCGCTGGTGGGTCCGGAAGGTCGGCAGGTGTGCCGGGTGCGCGCGTAGGTACACCAGGTCCATCAGCGCACGGTAACCGCTCCCCACGACACCACGGCCCCGCCCGACGCAGATCGGCCGTCCTCCGACACCCGTGGAAGTGGGCTGAGCAGGGAAAACACGGTGAGTAACTGTGGATAAGCCGCGTGTCGTCCACAGGGGCAGCGGCCCCGAATCGGCCGGCAGCACGCTACCGGCATGACAGCGATCGAACGTTCTCAGCTCACCGTCCGCTCACCCGCCGACCTGATCGCCGCCGTGCCGTACCTGCTCGGGTTCCATCCCACCGACAGCGTGGTGGCCGTGGCGTTGCTCGGTCGGCAGATCATCTTCGCCGCCCGCGCGGATCTGCCCGAGCCGTCGACCGATCCGGCCGAGCGGGCGCGGCACCTGGCCGGCGTGATCCGCAGGCAGGGCGCGGAGTCGGCCACCGTGGTCGGCTACGGGTCGGCGGATCGGGTCACCCCGGCGGTGGACGCGGTGCGCGTCGCA
This window harbors:
- a CDS encoding MoaD/ThiS family protein is translated as MGQTQLTVRYFAGARAAAGRAEEVVTAGRSLDDLSAELTQRHGERLAAVLRVASFLVDGVTCHDRQAPLPAGATIDVLPPFAGG
- the moaA gene encoding GTP 3',8-cyclase MoaA; protein product: MSVAPGTDGVLVDRYDRVARDLRVSLTDKCNLRCTYCMPAEGLPWLAGPQLLTDEEIVRLVRVAVERLGVTEVRFTGGEPLIRPGLVGIVSAVAALQPRPRVSLTTNGIGLDRLAPALSAAGLDRVNVSLDTLDPGRFERLTRRPRLDAVLAGLAGAKAAGLSPVKINSVLMRGVNEDEAPALLRFALDHDYQLRIIEQMPLDAQHGWDRGTMVTAEEILTSLRTAFDLSPDPAERGAAPAETWLVDGGPARVGVIASVTRPFCGDCDRTRLTADGQVRACLFATEESDLRAALRGGADDDGLARRWRTAMWGKRAGHGIDDPTFLQPTRPMSAIGG
- a CDS encoding EamA family transporter translates to MSSPPPSAAALAARRAGATPTLIWTALIVVYLLWGSTYLAIRITVETLPPLLSAALRFAVAGLILAVVLRLRRGPGALRVDRRQLGSAALIGVLLLAGGNGLVVLAESGPPGVAVPSGVAALLVATVPLLVVLLRSATGDRPPLWTFAGVTVGFAGLVLLVLPAGSSAAVPLVGALTVVAASVSWSVGSFLSGRVRMPTDPFVATVYEMVAGALALAVVSAGRGELSDFHPAQVSTRSWLALGYLMVAGSLVAFTAYVWLLHNAPISLVSTYAYVNPAVAVALGALLVAEPITPQVLLGGAVIVAGVALVVSTERPRRVSADSRSGTSPMSERR
- a CDS encoding metallophosphoesterase yields the protein MLAVLGFVTVLATVTGLIHLYLWKRLVRDTTTPGRRRRIGGIAALVLALLVPATMAGTQAGLYWLAWPGYLWLALMFYLLVVLVVLEVPMLVTRLVMRRRVIAAEPTAAAPEPVLVGAAGPTDPPAAGAVAAPDHDPARRLLLARSAAIFAGLTATATVGYGVRTALGPPRLDRVQIPLAKLPRSMDGLRIATVSDIHLGPLRGRAHTERIVAAINRLDADLVAVVGDLVDGSVAELGSAAAPLRDLRSRYGNFFVTGNHEYYSGVEEWVQEVDRLGLRVLQNRRQEIQARGGVLDLAGVNDLDATGGSGLAAGPDFAAALGDRDPSRPVVLLAHQPLAAVEAATYGVDLQLSGHTHGGQMVPFNLAVRLEQPVVSGLGEVDGTKVYVTNGAGFWGPPVRVGAEPQISLVELRSA
- a CDS encoding fructosamine kinase family protein; the encoded protein is MDLVYLRAHPAHLPTFRTHQRIRETPVAGGNICDAARLTLDDGHSVFAKSWPERADRAAPEGFFAAEAAGLRWLREAGAVGVPEVIVALPDLLALDWVEPGEPTPEAAERFGRELADLHRAGSAGFGAPWLGFIGSLPQDNTLTDGPWSTWFAERRLLPHLRRSVDGGALTGADVTVVEQVIDRVDGMGGDEPPARVHGDLWPGNVLWGADDRAWLVDPAAHGGHRETDLAQLALFGGVPHLDRVLAAYQESWPLPDGWQARLPLHQLHLLLVHTALFGASYRDAVVRTARAALGRAERATVDR
- a CDS encoding prepilin peptidase; translation: MSAAAVLGVAWLGGLVGLVVPPLARRFTDPPARPQPRRGEGGRVWLPVSAAVFGGLAVTRGDDPALPVFLLVAAVGLVLARVDLACLRLPDPLVRTAGLVALTGLTGAALLADESARLVGALAGATVAGVAHVLLALLPGSRLGFGDVKLAAVLGLPLGWLGRDALLVGLVLPHLLHGGLVVGLLVARRVRRDTLLPLGPALLAGAWLAALLG
- a CDS encoding UvrD-helicase domain-containing protein, with the protein product MPPFSAVPPGGLPPFVADLHIHSKYSRACSRDLTTPNLAWWARRKGIGLLGTGDFTHPAWYDHLRETLRPAEPGLYRLDADAERDVARRLPPRLASAAEADPVRFMLSVEISTIYKRDDRTRKVHHLIYLPDLDAVARFNTALGRIGNLGSDGRPILGLDSRDLLEITLEASPDGFLVPAHIWTPWFSALGSKSGFDAIADCYADLAEHIFAVETGLSSDPAMNWRVGSLDGYQLVSNSDAHSPPALGREATVLTAERTYFAVREALRTGIGLAGTIEFFPEEGKYHADGHRLCGVNWPPERTRAAGGKCPECGKPLTVGVLSRIEELADRPEGHRPADARDVTHLVPLAEILGEINKVGARSKKVEGRLNELVATLGPELEILTTTPLGDIAQTGGELLAEGIGRLRRGDVRRVPGYDGEYGVITLFDPAELGAHAGTAQETLFDVPVPAQRRPAEPTARATARATAKRPAAAKAESKRKPTPPPAPPIAPPPSPHEPFEPMLAGMEEVGTGLLDRLDAMQRVAASAPGGPLLIVAGPGTGKTRTLTHRIAYLCAELNVFPEHCLAITFTRRAAEELRHRLDGLLGPVAEDVTVGTFHALGLTILRENAGAVGLPSDFRIADDAERAAARTEAGDDSAGYTALLRKQDLVDLDELVSLPVELLRADRGLVERYRDRWRWIFVDEYQDVDATQYELLRLLSPADGNLCAIGDPDQAIYSFRGADVGYFLRFSEDFTDARLVRLNRNYRSSAPILAAAVQAIAPSSLVRGRRLDPARLDPEAPLVGRYPAASVAEETDFVVRTVDELVGGLSHRSLDSGRIDGRSTTLSFSDIAVLYRTDAQAAPVVDALTRANIPVQKRSHDRLRDRPGVAAIARELRHADGLAGPLAARVRLAGQVVAERFAVPTLDGGGGAVRPEDVRSAVDLLTPLARRCGDDLETFLSQLATGAEVDALDPRAEAVTLLTLHAAKGLEFPVVFLIGVEDGLLPLRWPGSTPDEDAVAEERRLFFVGLTRAQDRLYVSHAARRTRHGVERDSAPSPFLGVVDPGLFERFGETEPRRPKDRQLRLI